Proteins encoded together in one Pantoea sp. CCBC3-3-1 window:
- the bglX gene encoding beta-glucosidase BglX — MKWICSVSFAAAILLQPAFAENAAHPLTPAARDAYVTALLKKMTLDEKIGQLRLISVGPDNPKEAIREMIAHEQVGAIFNTVTRQDIRAMQDQVMQLSRLKIPLFFAYDVVHGQRTVFPIPLGLAASWDLNAVAEVGRISAYEAADDGLNMTWAPMVDVTREPRWGRVSEGFGEDTYLTSELGRTLVASMQGKSPADRYSVMTSVKHFAAYGAVEGGRDYNTVDMSPQRLAQDYLPPYKAALDAGSGGVMVALNSLNGVPATADSWLLKDLLRDQWKFKGITISDHGAIKELMNHGVASDPEDAVRIAIKSGVNMSMSDEYYSKYLPNLVKSGAVSEKEIDDATRHVLNVKYDMGLFNDPYSHLGPANSDPADTNAESRLHRAEARDVARKSIVLLKNRLETLPLKKSGTIALIGPLADSQRDIMGSWSGAGVAGQSVTLLQGMKNATADKATILYAKGANATDNKGVQDFLNLYEKAVTVDSRTPQQMLDEAVETAKKADVVVAVVGEAQGMAHEASSRSELTIPASQQALIAALKATGKPLVLVLMNGRPLTLVKEDQQADALLETWFSGTEGGNAIADVLFGDYNPSGKLPMSFPRSVGQIPIYYNHLNTGRPYNASKPNKYTSHYYDAANGPLFPFGYGLSYTTFNVSPVSLSAKTLPRNGTINASITLTNTGSRDGATVVQMYLHDQTASISRPVKELKGFKRVMLKAGESQTVTFPVDVNALKFWNAKMQQVAEPGKFSVMIGLDSARTSEAEFSYQ, encoded by the coding sequence ATGAAATGGATTTGCTCTGTTAGCTTTGCTGCCGCCATTCTGCTGCAGCCTGCCTTCGCGGAAAACGCGGCCCATCCTTTAACGCCAGCAGCCCGCGACGCTTATGTCACCGCTTTGCTGAAAAAAATGACGCTCGACGAAAAAATCGGTCAGCTGCGCTTAATCAGCGTTGGGCCGGATAATCCGAAAGAAGCGATCCGCGAGATGATTGCCCACGAGCAGGTTGGCGCGATTTTTAATACGGTCACGCGGCAGGATATCCGCGCTATGCAGGACCAGGTCATGCAACTCAGCCGCCTTAAAATTCCGCTGTTTTTTGCTTATGACGTGGTTCACGGTCAGCGCACCGTCTTCCCCATCCCGTTAGGGCTGGCGGCCAGCTGGGATCTGAATGCCGTGGCGGAAGTGGGGCGGATTTCCGCCTACGAAGCGGCGGACGATGGGTTGAATATGACCTGGGCGCCGATGGTCGACGTCACGCGTGAGCCGCGCTGGGGACGGGTATCAGAAGGTTTTGGTGAAGATACTTATCTGACCTCGGAACTGGGCCGTACGCTGGTGGCGTCAATGCAGGGCAAAAGTCCGGCAGACCGTTATTCCGTGATGACCAGCGTCAAGCATTTCGCGGCCTATGGTGCCGTGGAAGGCGGCCGGGACTACAACACGGTCGATATGAGCCCGCAGCGGCTGGCACAGGACTATTTACCGCCCTATAAGGCCGCGCTGGATGCCGGTAGCGGCGGCGTGATGGTCGCGCTCAACTCCCTGAACGGCGTTCCGGCAACGGCGGACAGCTGGCTGCTGAAAGATTTACTGCGCGACCAGTGGAAATTTAAAGGGATTACCATCAGCGATCATGGTGCCATCAAAGAGTTGATGAATCACGGCGTTGCCAGCGATCCCGAGGACGCGGTGCGCATTGCTATCAAGTCCGGCGTCAACATGAGCATGAGCGACGAGTACTACAGCAAATATCTGCCGAATTTGGTGAAAAGCGGCGCGGTCAGCGAAAAAGAGATCGACGATGCCACGCGTCACGTGCTGAACGTCAAATATGATATGGGCTTGTTTAACGATCCTTACAGCCATCTTGGCCCGGCAAATAGCGACCCGGCGGATACCAACGCGGAAAGCCGCTTACATCGTGCAGAAGCTCGTGACGTCGCGCGTAAAAGTATTGTGCTGCTGAAAAACCGTCTGGAGACGCTGCCGCTGAAAAAATCCGGCACCATTGCGTTGATCGGTCCTCTGGCCGACAGCCAGCGCGACATTATGGGCAGCTGGTCAGGTGCAGGCGTAGCGGGTCAGTCCGTTACCCTGTTGCAGGGGATGAAAAATGCGACGGCGGATAAGGCGACCATTCTGTATGCCAAAGGCGCAAATGCAACCGACAACAAAGGCGTGCAGGACTTCCTGAACCTGTATGAAAAAGCGGTCACCGTCGATTCCCGCACGCCGCAGCAGATGCTGGATGAAGCGGTCGAAACGGCGAAAAAAGCCGATGTGGTTGTCGCCGTCGTCGGGGAAGCGCAGGGCATGGCGCATGAAGCGTCCAGCCGCAGCGAACTGACTATTCCGGCCTCGCAGCAGGCATTAATTGCCGCACTCAAAGCCACCGGTAAACCGCTGGTATTGGTTCTGATGAACGGCCGCCCGCTGACGCTGGTTAAAGAGGATCAGCAGGCCGATGCGCTGCTGGAAACCTGGTTTAGCGGTACCGAAGGCGGTAATGCGATTGCCGACGTGCTGTTTGGCGACTACAACCCGTCGGGCAAGCTGCCGATGTCGTTCCCGCGCTCTGTGGGTCAGATCCCGATTTACTATAATCATCTGAATACCGGCCGTCCTTACAATGCCAGCAAGCCAAACAAATATACGTCGCACTATTACGATGCAGCCAATGGTCCACTGTTCCCGTTTGGCTATGGATTGAGCTATACCACCTTTAACGTGTCGCCTGTCAGCTTGTCGGCTAAAACCCTGCCGCGGAACGGCACAATTAACGCCAGCATCACGCTGACCAATACCGGCAGCCGTGATGGCGCAACGGTGGTGCAGATGTATCTGCACGACCAAACGGCGAGCATCAGCCGCCCGGTTAAAGAGCTGAAAGGCTTTAAACGGGTTATGCTGAAAGCGGGCGAGTCGCAAACCGTGACTTTCCCTGTTGATGTGAACGCGTTGAAATTCTGGAATGCGAAAATGCAGCAGGTTGCCGAGCCGGGCAAATTCAGTGTGATGATTGGGCTGGATTCGGCGCGCACCAGCGAGGCAGAGTTTAGTTATCAGTAA
- a CDS encoding oxygenase MpaB family protein, whose translation MLSFRDKVQQQVFRLNGLAMSDFDLSQPPGDPGLYGPDSVIWRVHGDFSSMLCGGIAALLMQMLHPLALAGVWDHSTFRDDMMGRLRRTSQFIAVTTFGNTADAWTLIERVKQIHLRVKGVDAQGKAYAASDPALLTWVHVAETSRFLAAHLRYKNPSLSLEDQDRYYAEAALVAEALGAENVPKTTRGVAIYLQAMQPQLRCDERTKEVLALLLNSPAPSWQARPAMKTMMMAGIELLPPWAQQQFGFRFSGYTRQPIRWRMQLLAGALRWCIRRGAYSRAMARMGREL comes from the coding sequence ATGCTCTCGTTTCGGGATAAAGTTCAACAGCAGGTCTTTCGCCTCAACGGTTTGGCGATGAGTGATTTCGACCTCTCCCAGCCGCCAGGCGATCCAGGATTGTATGGGCCGGACAGCGTCATCTGGCGGGTTCATGGCGATTTTTCGTCAATGCTCTGTGGTGGGATCGCTGCATTGCTGATGCAGATGCTGCATCCACTGGCGCTGGCTGGCGTCTGGGATCATTCCACTTTTCGCGACGATATGATGGGAAGACTGCGGCGTACCAGCCAGTTTATTGCCGTCACCACTTTCGGTAACACCGCCGATGCCTGGACGCTCATTGAGCGGGTTAAGCAGATCCATTTGCGGGTGAAAGGCGTGGACGCGCAGGGCAAAGCCTATGCCGCCAGCGATCCAGCGCTACTCACCTGGGTTCACGTTGCCGAAACCAGCCGTTTTCTCGCCGCTCACCTGCGTTATAAAAATCCCTCTTTGAGCCTGGAAGATCAGGATCGCTACTACGCGGAAGCGGCGCTAGTGGCTGAAGCGCTGGGTGCCGAAAATGTGCCAAAAACGACGCGCGGCGTGGCGATTTATCTCCAGGCGATGCAGCCACAGCTGCGCTGCGATGAACGCACCAAAGAAGTCCTTGCCCTGTTATTAAATTCTCCTGCACCGAGCTGGCAGGCTCGTCCGGCGATGAAAACGATGATGATGGCCGGTATTGAACTGTTGCCGCCCTGGGCGCAGCAGCAGTTCGGCTTTCGTTTTTCAGGCTATACGCGTCAGCCAATCCGCTGGCGAATGCAATTGCTGGCGGGTGCGCTGCGCTGGTGTATCCGGCGCGGCGCTTATTCACGGGCGATGGCGCGTATGGGCCGGGAACTTTGA
- a CDS encoding suppressor of fused domain protein: MTQSYRIAEVTNQQQTLIATVEQDERAAYFYIRPAESFRGEFAVRGCWLRNLLPAPAQEDNEAMAQGRVPLLSAEFCRTLEAEPMLVPAGLQVIWEPSDDGAALWYQGQLLAVIPGWSLYQQKQVSFSAGCIRENRLTAPLGSASTNDYYARAEKHRHFWRDWHDGHLWEPMQRDLLKCYEAQYGESLKYYAIDQGNWPPMAISQHYHQGSWYFLTLGMSIRPMPWVDYLYDDLAAQYRRVELAMAIDAEVMTEENAVQMASALASFAHFPWARLSWLGEGHTLQSSVAPVGFEGFILSHALAREENRFALPKREGDKVNLLWASPVTTAEREFAEADDKGGLELIDRLLDYGAGHIFRPRQQIVEPAK; the protein is encoded by the coding sequence ATGACACAGTCGTATCGGATTGCTGAAGTTACCAATCAGCAACAAACGCTTATCGCAACGGTTGAACAGGATGAGCGTGCCGCCTATTTCTATATTCGCCCAGCGGAATCTTTTCGCGGTGAGTTCGCTGTGCGCGGCTGCTGGCTGAGAAATCTGCTGCCCGCGCCCGCGCAGGAAGACAACGAAGCGATGGCTCAGGGCAGGGTGCCGTTGCTCAGCGCCGAGTTCTGCCGCACGTTAGAAGCCGAACCGATGCTGGTACCTGCTGGTTTACAGGTTATTTGGGAGCCGAGCGACGATGGCGCGGCGCTGTGGTATCAGGGGCAGCTGCTGGCCGTCATTCCTGGCTGGAGCTTGTATCAGCAAAAACAGGTTAGCTTCTCGGCGGGCTGCATCAGGGAAAACCGCCTGACCGCGCCGTTGGGTTCAGCCTCGACCAACGACTATTACGCCCGTGCCGAGAAGCATCGTCATTTCTGGCGTGACTGGCACGATGGGCATCTTTGGGAGCCAATGCAGCGCGATTTGCTGAAATGCTATGAAGCGCAGTATGGCGAATCGCTAAAGTATTACGCTATCGATCAGGGCAACTGGCCGCCGATGGCCATCTCGCAGCACTACCATCAGGGCAGCTGGTACTTTCTGACGCTGGGCATGAGTATTCGTCCGATGCCCTGGGTCGACTACCTTTATGACGATCTGGCTGCACAATACCGACGTGTTGAGCTGGCAATGGCCATCGACGCTGAAGTAATGACCGAGGAAAACGCGGTACAGATGGCAAGTGCGCTCGCCAGCTTCGCCCATTTTCCCTGGGCGCGGCTCAGCTGGCTGGGAGAAGGGCACACGCTGCAATCTTCCGTAGCGCCGGTAGGTTTTGAGGGATTTATTCTCTCTCACGCGCTGGCACGGGAAGAGAATCGGTTCGCGCTGCCAAAGCGTGAAGGCGACAAGGTGAACCTGCTGTGGGCATCGCCAGTCACCACCGCAGAGCGTGAATTTGCTGAGGCGGACGACAAAGGCGGACTTGAGCTGATCGATCGCCTGCTGGATTACGGCGCGGGGCATATTTTCCGGCCACGCCAGCAGATCGTTGAACCGGCAAAATAA
- the idi gene encoding isopentenyl-diphosphate Delta-isomerase, translating into MSAIEVILVDRHDRPVGRMEKLEVHQKGLLHRAVTVYVFNSRHQLLLQQRASGKYHCGGLWSNTTCGHPLPDESTQDAAERRLFEEMGLRLTLHPAFELSYNLPLSNGLIEHEYGHVWFAFSDALPQPNPDEADDWRYASLAEIQQEMQQHPERFTPWFLLTFARVQPAFARFLAHQQAG; encoded by the coding sequence ATGTCTGCAATTGAAGTCATTCTGGTCGATCGTCACGACCGTCCTGTCGGCAGAATGGAAAAGCTGGAAGTTCATCAAAAAGGGTTGCTGCATCGTGCGGTAACGGTGTATGTCTTCAATTCCCGTCATCAACTGTTACTCCAGCAGCGCGCCAGCGGCAAGTATCACTGTGGCGGGCTGTGGAGTAATACGACCTGCGGACATCCTCTGCCGGACGAAAGCACGCAGGATGCCGCCGAACGTCGGCTTTTTGAAGAGATGGGGCTACGCCTGACGCTGCATCCAGCTTTTGAACTCAGCTACAACCTGCCGCTCAGCAATGGGCTGATCGAACACGAATATGGGCACGTCTGGTTTGCCTTCAGCGATGCCTTACCCCAGCCCAACCCGGACGAAGCGGACGACTGGCGCTATGCGTCACTGGCTGAGATCCAGCAAGAGATGCAGCAGCATCCCGAACGGTTTACGCCCTGGTTCCTGTTGACCTTTGCGCGCGTTCAGCCGGCCTTTGCGCGTTTTTTAGCGCATCAGCAGGCTGGGTAG
- a CDS encoding MFS transporter encodes MTDLISSAHIATAGNIATGEAVAIRRAADVSHLVNTSTQARSNARIVIGIALGGVFLDAYDLGALAFGMKDVTREFGLSPAGAGMVASAIAFGAIVGALIGGYLTDKIGRYRVFMADMFFFVVAALACALAPNEYVLTAARFVMGLGVGIDLPVAMAFLAEFSKLKGRGNKAASIAMWCPTWYAAISVSYLLVLFFYSVLPEAQAGWLWRIILGFGAVPALLIIAIRSRYMSESPVWAANQGDLHGAAAILRHSYGINAHVAKDADLTPATPARRASWRNYGELLKGVYLRRTLLATVTAIASAFAYNAVAFGLPVIISSFLAQSMLTTILVSLALNLLFAFVGGMLAVRLVPRFGAWKMTVLGYLCQFIALIGLALIGRPDDGGQAAVSIAMLALFLFGQGFGPGSHTMTFASLSYPTSLRGVGVGFNQTLMRGSSTASLFLFPLLSATLGTNVFWVIGLAPLAGLIALMAVRWEPSGYDVDAEDFATQKQ; translated from the coding sequence ATGACCGACTTAATTTCTTCGGCGCATATCGCCACGGCAGGGAATATCGCCACTGGCGAAGCTGTCGCTATCCGCCGCGCGGCGGACGTCTCGCATCTGGTAAACACCAGCACGCAGGCCAGAAGTAATGCACGGATTGTTATTGGTATTGCGCTCGGCGGCGTTTTTCTGGATGCCTACGATTTAGGTGCGCTCGCCTTCGGCATGAAAGACGTGACGCGCGAATTTGGACTTTCTCCTGCGGGCGCGGGAATGGTGGCTTCGGCGATCGCTTTTGGTGCCATTGTCGGCGCGCTGATCGGCGGCTATCTCACCGATAAAATTGGCCGTTACCGCGTGTTTATGGCCGATATGTTCTTCTTTGTTGTGGCGGCGCTTGCCTGTGCGCTGGCACCCAATGAGTACGTGCTGACCGCTGCACGTTTTGTGATGGGACTGGGCGTGGGTATCGATCTCCCTGTCGCCATGGCCTTCTTAGCCGAGTTCTCAAAGCTGAAAGGCCGGGGAAATAAAGCGGCCAGCATTGCGATGTGGTGTCCGACCTGGTATGCCGCCATTTCGGTTTCCTATCTGCTGGTACTGTTTTTTTACTCGGTGCTGCCCGAGGCGCAGGCGGGCTGGCTGTGGCGAATTATTTTAGGCTTCGGTGCGGTTCCCGCCTTGCTGATCATCGCTATCCGCAGCCGTTATATGAGCGAGTCGCCGGTCTGGGCGGCTAATCAGGGCGATCTGCACGGTGCTGCCGCCATTCTCCGGCACTCTTATGGCATTAATGCGCACGTAGCAAAGGATGCCGATTTAACCCCAGCCACGCCTGCCCGCCGTGCCAGCTGGCGCAACTATGGCGAGCTGCTAAAAGGCGTCTATCTTCGCCGCACCCTGCTCGCCACCGTGACGGCGATTGCTTCCGCTTTCGCTTATAACGCCGTCGCTTTCGGTCTGCCGGTGATTATCTCCAGCTTCCTCGCACAATCCATGCTGACCACCATTTTAGTTTCGCTGGCGCTTAACCTGCTGTTTGCTTTCGTCGGCGGCATGCTTGCTGTGCGTCTGGTGCCGCGCTTCGGGGCATGGAAGATGACCGTGCTGGGCTACTTATGCCAGTTTATTGCGCTGATCGGCCTGGCGCTGATTGGCCGACCGGATGACGGTGGCCAGGCCGCCGTCTCCATCGCCATGCTGGCGCTATTTCTGTTTGGCCAGGGTTTTGGGCCAGGTTCGCATACCATGACTTTCGCCTCGTTAAGCTACCCAACCTCGCTGCGCGGCGTGGGCGTTGGCTTTAACCAGACGCTGATGCGCGGCAGTTCCACCGCTTCCCTGTTCCTGTTCCCACTGCTTTCCGCCACGCTGGGCACCAATGTGTTTTGGGTGATTGGCCTGGCTCCGCTGGCAGGATTAATTGCGCTGATGGCCGTACGCTGGGAGCCTTCCGGTTACGACGTGGATGCGGAAGATTTTGCTACGCAGAAGCAGTGA